The window tacCTAAAGATATGATAAAGTTGCAAAATCTGAGATCTAGTAAGCTGAGAGTAATGGCTCGAAATATGAGCCGTTGTGGATCCTTTTCCAGCATTTCTCCATTCAGGCCTTATAACATCTTGTAGGCCAGCATGTTTTATAATATACTCCTGGTCTTCTTCCAACGTTTCTGTATGAGCAATAAACTAAAAGACtttccgttaaaaatttagacatttcaacttttttactGGTTTTACCTTTATATTGAACATGCATGGAGTACAGAACTCAGTAACAGGAGTCCAATGCATATCCAGCGGTTTTCCTCTACTTGCCGAATCGACTAGCCACTGTACAAATTCCGAATAAGTTGGATATCGTGGTCGATAAGCATTCTgtaaaagaaacaataaatatcACATTTTTGATGTTAATGCTTCATGATTATTGACGTGTTACCTTATTTTTTCGGTACCTCTTGATAATATCTTTTCCCAACTTAAAGTGGTAGGAGCTAGCAACCGCGTACTGTATTTTATCTCTATAAGCCGATAACAGTCGCTCCAAGGGATGTCGTACAATAAGGAAAGAAACCGCGTTATTATCTCCTAAAGCTTTTTGTAAAGTTTCTAAAGTTGGACGGCCGTATTTTTTCCTAGCTAATGTTAAAGGCGGTGTGTggcttttttgaagaaaattcttAGGATAACTACAAAAAACGGTTAactaaattatgattttttaaataaatggaaacgTTGATCCAAGAAGTTATGtcttgttaatattttaagttataaagGGTGTTGCAAAACCGGAAATAATTCGTCGCTGTACACATTTGTATCggttaaacaattttattttcttaaaaataacagTGAAAAAAGTGCAAGACcaaacacaatttttaaaactttaaaatatttattaacaaaaatctaTGAATTGATTCACTGGCCACCCTGTTTTGCTGACCTTAATCTTGCGGATTTCACTTTTTTgagatttatgaaaaattttaggtaaattttcattttaagggttttatgttttttaattgaacGTAGGTATCtaactaaaatagtttttttagtctAAGCTGTCGAACTAATTTTCATTCAAGGCTTTAAggtttaacgtaattttttatgtctttacaaggtat is drawn from Anthonomus grandis grandis chromosome 1, icAntGran1.3, whole genome shotgun sequence and contains these coding sequences:
- the LOC126737886 gene encoding carbohydrate sulfotransferase 11-like translates to MRLRKIKRSHHGSGWRVIRRCVIFFTAICFVPVFLVFMVATDHYVRPDRHRLSFSMQKPFRDYPDAHVASLKNHSMPRVLNRLENRHKHLKRACHILGLDKPGNDSLHKPNPWEYLVDNKHHLVWCNVFKAASTSWMYNFNILAGYPKNFLQKSHTPPLTLARKKYGRPTLETLQKALGDNNAVSFLIVRHPLERLLSAYRDKIQYAVASSYHFKLGKDIIKRYRKNKNAYRPRYPTYSEFVQWLVDSASRGKPLDMHWTPVTEFCTPCMFNIKFIAHTETLEEDQEYIIKHAGLQDVIRPEWRNAGKGSTTAHISSHYSQLTRSQILQLYHIFRFDFELFNYSLTGYLEVGQPDQDPSALLAAITLKDNNPNSIPHIY